Genomic DNA from Shewanella woodyi ATCC 51908:
TCTGTTATTTTTTCACTCCTCAACGTTATCGATGGGCCTTGTTGTTTCTGGCTAGTTATTTATTTTACGCGTATTGGGATTGGCGATATATTCCTCTATTGTTTGGGTCGTCATTAATTGACTACCTTTGTGCCTTAAAAATGGGGGAGAAGGAAAGTAAGTCAGCGCGAAAGCCTTATCTATGGTTAAGCTTAATGGTTAATTTAGGTATATTATTCGTGTTTAAATATTGGAACTTTTTTGGTTATAGTCTTAGTAGTTTATTGAGTGTGAATTTAGAACTTCACAACCTACTACTCCCTTTAGGCTTGTCTTTCTACACATTACAAACATTAAGCTATATTTTCGATGTTTATTTAGGGAAGATCAAACCTGAAAGGCACTTAGGTCTTTTTTGCCTGTATGTCAGCTTTTTTCCTCAATTGGTAGCTGGTCCAATTGAGCGAAGCAGAACATTATTACCCCAACTGAAATCCTTGGAATTGCCTACTCTTTATCAATTTCGTTATGGTTTACTACTCATTGTCTGGGGCTTTTTTATTAAGCTTGTTATTGCTGATAATTTAAGTGCTAGCATTAATTCGGTTTACTTTGGTAAAGAATACTTTCCCTTTTGGGTTTATTGGTTCATAGGTGCGTTGGTAACGCTAAAAATTTATTGTGACTTTATGGCCTATTCTGAGATCGCACGTGGTGTAGGGATGCTGTTTGGCGTTAAACTTACGTTAAATTTTAGAAGGCCTTTATTCGCAACTAACCTTAGATCTTTTTGGCAACGTTGGCATATTAGTCTAACTCGTTGGATTGGAGATTATATTCAAATTCCTCTTCTAAGACGTTATCCTACTCAACCTCACCGCTCAGTTGTAACGATTATGACCTTGGTTATTATTGGTTTTTGGCATAGTGCTAGCTGGAATTTTATTCTTTTTGGTTTGTTTCATGGCATGGTTATGGTGATATGGAGTCCAATAGCTAAAAATATCAGTATATTATTCGAAGGCAGTTTTGCCTTCTCAAGTATCTTTGGTAGGTTTTTCTTAGCCATTGTTTTAATGTCTAGTGCGCCGATGTTTTATATTCAAGATACTTCAATATTGTTTAATATACTTAAAAATATGTTGTTATTTGATTTATTTGAACCTACTCAAATATCAAGCATTCATGGAAAGGTTATGTTGATTAAGGCTCTTTTCGGATTTATTTTATTATTTTTATATAGTTTTTTCAATGAGTTTAAGCAGCAAGATTTCATAGTTAATTTAGCTAGGTCGTCATCTAATAGACGTTGGTGTGAAATGTTGTTTATTGTCTTTAGTACGTTGTTTTTAGGGAGTTTCGTTCATGAGCCATTCATCTATTTTGAATTTTAGGTATTTGTCTATGTTCACCCTGAAGGCGATACTGGCAACTGTTCTTATCTCTGTGGTAATCAATGGAATGTTATATTTTTTTCAAGACGAACGTAAAGTGACAAATAAGTTGCAATTATTTCATGAGGGAAAAGATGAGTTCACTGCGTTAGCCGTAGGTACTTCACACAGTATAGGGTTTCACTTCCCTTCATTAGGGCAAAAAGGTATTAACTTTTACGATGGCGGGGGAGATATTGAAGAAGTAGTGTTTAAATCTGGTATTATAATGGATCAAGCTGTCAATATTGGTTCTATATTCGTGTCAGTTTCACCAGGAACCTTACACATGTCTCAGAATTATGGGAATAATATCAATCGACAGTTAGTTGTAATAAAAAACCTACCACTTTCCTATGATGTGTTGCTATCTACACCATCTATTGTGTTGCCTAGTTTGTTAGAATTTTTATTTCCTATTCTTGAAGTAAAAAATGAAATTAAAGAGAAAATTGATTTGAGTTTGGCTTCAAGTAAAAATTTAAATGGCTTTTCAACTGACATCAATAGGGCTTGCTTAAAACCTATACTAACAGAGGTTGATAAGGATGCTCTTATACTTGGAGGTTATAAGCTCGTAACATTACTCCCTAATTGTTTGGACTCTTATGCTGCGAACACTGTTACAAGTCACTCTTCACACATTGAATCTACAATTTTAAGCGATGTAAATATGC
This window encodes:
- a CDS encoding MBOAT family O-acyltransferase; the encoded protein is MFKYWNFFGYSLSSLLSVNLELHNLLLPLGLSFYTLQTLSYIFDVYLGKIKPERHLGLFCLYVSFFPQLVAGPIERSRTLLPQLKSLELPTLYQFRYGLLLIVWGFFIKLVIADNLSASINSVYFGKEYFPFWVYWFIGALVTLKIYCDFMAYSEIARGVGMLFGVKLTLNFRRPLFATNLRSFWQRWHISLTRWIGDYIQIPLLRRYPTQPHRSVVTIMTLVIIGFWHSASWNFILFGLFHGMVMVIWSPIAKNISILFEGSFAFSSIFGRFFLAIVLMSSAPMFYIQDTSILFNILKNMLLFDLFEPTQISSIHGKVMLIKALFGFILLFLYSFFNEFKQQDFIVNLARSSSNRRWCEMLFIVFSTLFLGSFVHEPFIYFEF
- a CDS encoding SGNH/GDSL hydrolase family protein, translating into MSHSSILNFRYLSMFTLKAILATVLISVVINGMLYFFQDERKVTNKLQLFHEGKDEFTALAVGTSHSIGFHFPSLGQKGINFYDGGGDIEEVVFKSGIIMDQAVNIGSIFVSVSPGTLHMSQNYGNNINRQLVVIKNLPLSYDVLLSTPSIVLPSLLEFLFPILEVKNEIKEKIDLSLASSKNLNGFSTDINRACLKPILTEVDKDALILGGYKLVTLLPNCLDSYAANTVTSHSSHIESTILSDVNMPSINVSRLSGMADEFKLRKVETRLILVVPPLTVEYYEDERIQKWISEHNKLLAELSKHPNIDVYDFHDFFHDEMADGSNDFFYDDDHLALPGAIKFSKALKQAMDEREGR